One region of Pogona vitticeps strain Pit_001003342236 chromosome 1, PviZW2.1, whole genome shotgun sequence genomic DNA includes:
- the NCR3LG1 gene encoding natural cytotoxicity triggering receptor 3 ligand 1 codes for MNRGRGLEGGNGCLLTLLVGLGQLLQSAETMEVKMSRQRTAHFGEDVVLQCDIIEHSPSELDIKKMAVVWHQESSGVNGKKELYLFLGGKHTSNRNGSRLDESELEKGNAALFLPQIQAKDEGAYTCSVTVTPDHAEGTTILEVLAEPVVSLTPSKVTVERGAEKTLSCTVDKFYPSSIVIYWQKISKHTQDQSVSAKDICNELPVENGDSTFSVSSKLRLQPSSQDDGNNYSCIVEHRSFPVKAVFSAILTVTDPPVDWKVQALPIVLVFVVLVIIILCGIAYYAYLSKRQPTIVAMVGNTDLKHLEQVRLQCLFSGFRPKHLDLAFFLIIHPQNKKQKIFSWNTSALGNVEQGNESVPLLQQQDMFSFYPALLAKPRRTFDASCQIYILPDIRTVENFELLLEVKHGALQHTETKAFRVTAPPLLDQIQCATDMPKSDEPLRLSCRIHSYFPQTINVQWYKNDLPLQTKPFVSSSAEGPDGFFSCSSSITYCPEASDIGTRFFCKANLTDSQQCRESVWELKTLVFVPQVSQIQCEPTMPECGKPVTLSCTVEKFFPDECDICWKRDFEELSCAINRTEEQWHDDAESNLYCKKSQIFFTPSAEDHAVNFTAEITHCNTRKRKSYPLMLKGFPKVTDIFLEPIDAEYGNKLSVRCDVADFCPGDINIDWFHDNHLVKNDITTEDPMEDSNGCYKLSSTFQLTPTAFDFNKAISCRVSHEKLRKPIVKEVYLKLPAKSPIVSEIKLKQNNKSISLEISISHFAPQDIRVIWYKDWEKISEEHNPKDIRIIENLCYFVSKIELNQTEEVFKKTIRCEISHPSTQSFKEKSIVLGNRDPGPTSGKKITDPTGLV; via the exons ATGAATCGGGGGCGAGGCTTGGAGGGGGGCAACGGCTGCCTGTTGACCCTTCTGGTGGGTCTGGGACAACTCCTGCAGTCGGCAG AAACCATGGAGGTAAAGATGTCAAGACAAAGAACAGCGCATTTCGGTGAAGATGTGGTGCTGCAGTGTGATATCATTGAGCATAGCCCGTCTGAACTGGATATTAAAAAAATGGCAGTGGTCTGGCATCAAGAGAGTTCCGGAGTGAATGGGAAAAAAGAATTATACTTGTTTCTTGGTGGAAAACATACTTCAAACAGAAATGGATCGAGACTGGATGAAAGTGAATTAGAAAAAGGCAATGCTGCTCTTTTCCTTCCACAGATACAGGCCAAAGATGAAGGAGCATACACATGTTCTGTGACTGTAACTCCAGATCATGCTGAAGGAACAACCATTTTAGAAGTACTTG CTGAACCTGTTGTCAGCCTGACTCCCAGCAAAGTGACAGTAGAAAGGGGGGCGGAGAAGACTCTCTCTTGTACAGTAGATAAATTCTACCCTAGTTCAATTGTCATTTACTGGCAAAAGATTTCCAAGCACACTCAGGATCAGAGTGTGTCTGCAAAAGACATTTGCAATGAATTGCCTGTGGAAAATGGAGACAGCACTTTCAGTGTCAGCAGTAAGCTGAGACTTCAGCCATCTTCACAAGATGATGGAAATAATTATAGTTGCATTGTGGAGCACAGATCATTTCCTGTAAAAGCAGTCTTCAGTGCCATTTTAACAGTGACAG ATCCTCCAGTTGATTGGAAAGTACAAGCACTCCCTATAGTCTTGGTATTTGTAGTTCTTGTGATTATTATACTATGTGGAATAGCGTACTATGCATATTTAAGTAAAC GACAACCAACGATTGTGGCTATGGTTGGAAATACAGACTTGAAGCATTTGGAACAAGTGCGGTTGCAGTGCCTGTTTTCTGGCTTTCGACCAAAGCATTTGGATTTAGCTTTTTTCCTAATAATTCATCCtcagaacaaaaaacagaaaatattctcTTGGAATACAAGTGCATTAGGCAATGTTGAACAAGGCAATGAAAGTGTTCCTCTTCTACAGCAACAGGATATGTTCAGTTTTTATCCAGCTTTGTTAGCAAAACCAAGACGCACTTTTGATGCTTCCTGCCAAATCTACATACTTCCAGACATTAGGACAGTGGAGAATTTTGAACTTTTACTTGAAGTTAAACATGGAGCCCTACAGCATACTGAAACAAAAGCATTTCGAGTCACCG CGCCACCATTGCTGGATCAAATACAGTGTGCCACGGACATGCCAAAATCGGATGAACCTCTAAGGCTTAGTTGCAGAATTCATTCTTATTTCCCACAGACAATTAATGTCCAATGGTATAAAAATGATCTGCCTCTCCAAACCAAACCTTTTGTAAGCAGCTCCGCAGAAGGTCCAGATGGTTTCTTCTCATGCAGCAGCAGTATAACATATTGCCCTGAAGCATCAGATATCGGAACAAGATTTTTCTGTAAAGCTAACCTCACAGACTCACAGCAGTGCAGAGAGTCAGTTTGGGAGCTGAAAACCCTGG tatttgttccaCAAGTCTCCCAAATTCAGTGTGAGCCCACTATGCCAGAGTGTGGAAAGCCCGTCACATTGTCTTGTACAGTGGAAAAATTTTTCCCAGATGAATGTGACATTTGTTGGAAAAGAGACTTTGAAGAGCTCTCTTGTGCGATCAATAGGACAGAGGAACAGTGGCATGATGATGCAGAGTCAAATCTGTACTGCAAGAAAAGCCAAATATTCTTTACGCCTAGTGCAGAAGACCATGCGGTAAACTTCACTGCTGaaatcacccattgcaacacaaggaaaagaaaatcatacCCACTGATGTTAAAAG GTTTTCCCAAGGTTACAGACATTTTTCTTGAACCCATTGATGCTGAATATGGAAATAAGTTGTCTGTGAGATGTGATGTCGCAGACTTCTGTCCTGGAGACATTAATATTGATTGGTTTCATGACAATCATTTAGTAAAGAATGATATAACCACAGAGGACCCAATGGAAGACTCAAATGGCTGTTACAAGTTATCTTCCACATTTCAGCTGACACCTACAGCATTTGATTTCAACAAGGCCATTAGCTGCAGAGTGAGCCATGAGAAGCTAAGAAAGCCCATTGTGAAAGAAGTGTACCTAAAACTCCCAG caAAGAGTCCCATTGTGTCTGAAAtaaagttaaaacaaaacaacaagagtATCTCTCTTGAGATATCCATATCACATTTTGCACCTCAAGATATACGGGTGATTTGGTACAAAGATTGGGAAAAAATATCAGAAGAACACAATCCCAAAGACATTCGGATTATCGAAAATCTATGTTACTTTGTAAGCAAAATAGAGTTGAATCAAACAGAGGAAGTCTTTAAGAAGACCATCAGATGTGAGATATCTCATCCATCAACAcagtcatttaaagaaaaaagcattGTATTAGGAAACAGAg ATCCAGGACCAaccagtggaaaaaaaataactgatcCAACTGGTCTCGTGTGA